In a genomic window of Curtobacterium flaccumfaciens pv. betae:
- a CDS encoding SdrD B-like domain-containing protein: MRSRSRARIAVSTLATAGVVLGLALPTAPVAASEPEGPDGTASAAPQSTVAVAIDVTKDGNGPFTPTDGAGGDASEENGIVRTMDAVTYRVSLNSNDGTSTNERFSVTAPAGTSWAGVPTICAGPGSAVSGAVLTCNIGTLGEGRTVSVPIVLGVSGDLQNGDTLAVPVTATADEAENGTVTAVADAVTVSAAARYNLSKNVHASSLRTDVTGPDGTTKGLQLIYPIAVDWQPLVPGQGLLGFEKSAGPMTFSDDLSQILGAVPSDAVLWNGGNPVCGPNEPGDWRMGGLPGGSGGGEQAVTDSGAFSCEQSAPGRAVDVTITGTVTDPEHVPSRSLTNGPIAGGAKPYFVSGYISLWMRNPPTGTSVESVNTFTPLQTTSVSGAPNFPGGTEPTGDNSAERNVLEYADGSAQKRLLRVIGDGRAVERGSARDGDPWATPGTLLRSDVSASNRGLASFENAILCDTFDRDTQHVTRVGGGGVAAFTSGMTSAKVQYAAYDMTAPSAGQKATCDDEDGPWYDQPEDVPGGIDAVGAVRATGDVPGGSDGTLYSYVTTEDAADGTRAYDFGHAWFGDRSERWAHDVWSDADLGAGPLSDSVILTENLARIQKKIVDPGHDAADTPDETTFTVAGDTVDYALYPSLTNGNTTGKETSVTVRDVLPNHVTYVAGSASEVPEIDTTKDDDGNDVQRLTWTTAVRPNEAIDPITYTAAVSKLAPAGAITNVTDIASPTDKSPQAFRNAQRAVQVVATGGVGVEKTAVEPVVVSGDHLEWDLGYTNIDATPIDGLDVIDVLPYRGDTRNSTFHGTVGLAEPIAVATAAGERVRYTSRDPRDVVLDAADPSNQGGGTTTWCSASAFGTEGCPAGLADVTAARILRTAPVGVGETVTHRVVVATAGQRDGDAYTNRFGLRASNLALPVQSNPATVTVVAGSIGDFVWSDEDGDGLQDDDEAGIADVSVRLTGSDDRGDAVRRTTTTDGDGEYTFDDLRPGSYSVHWTAPDGREFTKELVGDDRAIDSDADASGVTAPVELAAIRSDEGQLEHIEQDCTVDAGLLPATDTPTGPPVTPGGPGAPGTPGHPGNAGNAGSAGSSGTPGGRDDAEAAGTGDGSRGPARGGLAFTGADGLGLAAVTAVLLLALGGLLAARRRRTRGSSQR, translated from the coding sequence ATGCGATCTCGAAGTAGAGCGCGCATCGCCGTGTCGACGCTGGCTACCGCTGGCGTCGTCCTCGGTCTTGCCCTGCCGACCGCCCCGGTGGCGGCGAGCGAGCCGGAAGGGCCCGACGGCACCGCATCCGCCGCGCCGCAGAGCACGGTCGCCGTCGCGATCGACGTCACGAAGGACGGCAACGGCCCCTTCACCCCGACGGACGGCGCTGGTGGTGACGCGAGCGAGGAGAACGGCATCGTCCGCACGATGGACGCGGTCACGTACCGCGTCTCCCTCAACTCGAACGACGGCACCAGCACGAACGAACGCTTCAGCGTGACCGCCCCCGCCGGCACGTCGTGGGCAGGGGTCCCGACCATCTGCGCCGGCCCCGGCTCTGCGGTCTCGGGGGCCGTGCTGACCTGCAACATCGGCACGCTCGGAGAAGGCCGGACGGTCTCCGTGCCGATCGTCCTCGGCGTCTCGGGCGACTTGCAGAACGGCGACACGCTCGCCGTCCCGGTGACCGCGACCGCGGACGAGGCCGAGAACGGGACCGTCACCGCGGTCGCCGACGCCGTCACGGTGTCCGCAGCCGCGCGCTACAACCTGAGCAAGAACGTCCACGCGTCATCGCTCCGGACCGACGTCACCGGTCCGGACGGAACGACGAAGGGGCTGCAGCTGATCTACCCGATCGCCGTGGACTGGCAGCCGCTCGTGCCCGGACAGGGGCTCCTCGGGTTCGAGAAGAGCGCCGGCCCGATGACGTTCTCGGACGACCTCTCCCAGATCCTCGGCGCCGTGCCCTCCGATGCGGTCCTGTGGAACGGCGGCAACCCCGTCTGCGGCCCGAACGAGCCGGGTGACTGGCGGATGGGCGGCCTGCCCGGCGGCAGCGGCGGCGGCGAGCAAGCGGTCACGGACTCCGGCGCGTTCTCCTGCGAGCAGTCGGCCCCCGGCCGGGCGGTCGACGTCACGATCACCGGGACGGTCACGGACCCCGAGCACGTCCCCTCGAGGAGCCTCACGAACGGGCCGATCGCCGGCGGCGCCAAGCCCTACTTCGTGAGCGGCTACATCAGCCTCTGGATGCGCAACCCTCCGACCGGGACCTCGGTCGAGTCGGTCAACACCTTCACGCCGCTGCAGACCACGTCCGTCAGCGGAGCGCCGAACTTCCCCGGCGGCACGGAACCGACGGGTGACAACTCCGCCGAGCGCAACGTCCTCGAGTACGCAGACGGCTCCGCGCAGAAGCGGCTCCTCCGGGTCATCGGCGACGGGCGGGCCGTCGAGCGGGGCTCTGCTCGCGACGGCGACCCGTGGGCCACCCCGGGCACACTGCTCCGGAGCGACGTCAGCGCCTCCAACAGGGGGCTGGCGTCGTTCGAGAACGCGATCCTCTGCGACACCTTCGACCGCGACACGCAGCACGTCACCCGCGTCGGCGGCGGCGGGGTCGCGGCGTTCACCAGCGGCATGACCAGCGCGAAGGTGCAGTACGCCGCGTACGACATGACCGCTCCCTCCGCGGGCCAGAAGGCGACCTGCGACGACGAGGACGGCCCTTGGTACGACCAGCCGGAAGACGTCCCCGGCGGCATCGACGCCGTCGGAGCGGTTCGCGCGACCGGCGACGTCCCCGGTGGCAGTGACGGCACGCTCTACAGCTACGTCACCACCGAGGACGCCGCGGACGGCACGCGGGCCTACGACTTCGGTCACGCGTGGTTCGGTGACCGCTCAGAGCGCTGGGCGCACGACGTCTGGTCCGACGCGGACCTCGGTGCCGGTCCCCTGTCCGACAGCGTCATCCTCACCGAGAACCTCGCCCGGATCCAGAAGAAGATCGTCGACCCGGGCCACGACGCGGCCGACACCCCCGACGAGACCACCTTCACCGTCGCCGGCGACACCGTCGACTACGCCCTGTACCCGTCGCTCACGAACGGCAACACCACGGGGAAGGAGACCTCCGTGACGGTGCGGGACGTGCTGCCGAACCACGTGACCTACGTCGCCGGCAGTGCCTCCGAGGTACCGGAGATCGACACCACGAAGGACGACGACGGCAACGACGTCCAGCGTCTCACCTGGACGACCGCGGTCCGGCCGAACGAGGCGATCGACCCGATCACGTACACCGCCGCGGTCTCGAAGCTCGCCCCGGCGGGGGCGATCACCAACGTGACGGACATCGCTTCACCGACGGACAAGTCGCCGCAGGCCTTCCGCAACGCCCAGCGCGCCGTCCAGGTCGTCGCCACCGGCGGGGTCGGCGTCGAGAAGACCGCCGTCGAGCCAGTCGTCGTGTCGGGGGACCACCTGGAGTGGGACCTCGGGTACACGAACATCGACGCCACCCCGATCGACGGGCTGGACGTCATCGACGTCCTTCCGTACCGGGGGGACACCCGCAACTCCACCTTCCACGGCACGGTCGGACTCGCCGAGCCGATCGCGGTCGCCACCGCAGCCGGTGAGCGCGTCCGCTACACGAGCCGCGACCCGCGCGACGTCGTGCTTGACGCCGCTGACCCGTCGAACCAGGGCGGCGGCACCACCACCTGGTGCTCGGCGTCGGCGTTCGGCACCGAGGGGTGCCCCGCCGGGCTCGCGGACGTCACGGCCGCGCGCATCCTGCGGACCGCCCCCGTGGGAGTGGGCGAGACCGTCACGCACCGGGTCGTGGTCGCGACGGCGGGCCAGCGCGACGGTGACGCATACACGAACCGGTTCGGCCTCCGCGCCTCGAACCTCGCGCTCCCGGTCCAGTCCAACCCGGCGACGGTCACCGTCGTGGCCGGTTCGATCGGCGACTTCGTGTGGTCCGACGAGGACGGCGACGGTCTGCAGGACGACGACGAAGCCGGCATCGCGGACGTCTCGGTCCGCCTCACCGGCTCGGACGACCGCGGCGACGCCGTACGCCGGACCACCACCACGGACGGCGACGGCGAGTACACCTTCGACGACCTGCGCCCCGGCTCGTACAGCGTGCACTGGACGGCACCGGACGGTCGGGAGTTCACGAAGGAGCTCGTCGGCGACGACCGCGCGATCGACTCCGACGCCGACGCCTCCGGCGTGACCGCCCCCGTCGAACTCGCCGCGATCCGTTCCGACGAGGGCCAGCTCGAGCACATCGAACAGGACTGCACCGTCGACGCGGGGCTCCTGCCCGCAACGGACACACCGACCGGACCGCCGGTGACGCCAGGCGGCCCGGGAGCGCCCGGCACGCCCGGACATCCCGGGAACGCCGGGAACGCCGGGAGCGCCGGGTCTTCGGGAACACCCGGCGGCCGTGACGACGCGGAGGCGGCGGGTACCGGCGACGGATCCCGCGGCCCGGCACGCGGCGGACTGGCGTTCACCGGAGCCGACGGACTCGGACTGGCGGCGGTGACAGCGGTGCTGCTCCTGGCCCTGGGTGGCCTCCTCGCGGCGCGCAGACGTCGCACCCGCGGATCGAGCCAGCGCTGA
- a CDS encoding TetR/AcrR family transcriptional regulator C-terminal domain-containing protein → MLVEPGTPSTAPRPTPVSETELEVTPRRRRGRPNVLSREQVIDAATTIANEDGLDRLSFRALGVRLGVAPMTVHRTIGGLDDLHAELVRRTVDEFTATFVWPDEWHAVVRTFATTFRDLMRTHPLVLESHSQRAPLASTESDAVVAKVVGALQDAGLPPAEAMYAFFVVYDFVVGHAGVQVGRGDSEAGRPERHRLVGEILGEHSYDDRFALGLDILIAGIESRIDHPDHTA, encoded by the coding sequence GTGCTCGTCGAACCCGGAACCCCGTCCACCGCGCCCCGACCCACTCCGGTGTCGGAGACGGAGCTCGAGGTGACGCCGCGACGACGCCGGGGCCGCCCCAACGTGCTGTCCCGCGAGCAGGTGATCGACGCCGCCACGACCATCGCGAACGAGGACGGCCTCGACCGCCTGTCCTTCCGGGCACTGGGCGTGCGGCTCGGCGTCGCCCCGATGACCGTGCACCGGACCATCGGCGGCCTCGACGACCTGCACGCCGAACTCGTCCGCCGCACCGTCGACGAGTTCACCGCGACCTTCGTCTGGCCGGACGAGTGGCACGCCGTCGTCCGCACCTTCGCCACGACGTTCCGCGACCTGATGCGCACCCACCCGCTCGTGCTCGAGTCGCACAGCCAGCGCGCCCCGCTCGCCTCGACCGAGTCCGACGCCGTCGTGGCGAAGGTCGTCGGTGCTCTGCAGGACGCCGGACTGCCGCCGGCCGAGGCGATGTACGCCTTCTTCGTCGTCTACGACTTCGTGGTCGGGCACGCCGGGGTGCAGGTCGGGCGCGGGGACTCCGAGGCCGGACGCCCCGAGCGGCACCGGCTGGTGGGCGAGATCCTCGGCGAGCACTCCTACGACGACCGGTTCGCGCTCGGCCTCGACATCCTGATCGCCGGCATCGAGTCGCGCATCGACCACCCGGACCACACCGCCTGA
- a CDS encoding TrmH family RNA methyltransferase, producing MTTAPEPSHELTTNGVGPHPEPWPDDPRLDPELLAAGDSRNVLDRYRYWSMDAIVAELDTRRHAFDVAIENWQHDLNIGSIVRSANAFLAGTVHIIGRRRWNKRGAMVTDRYQHVRYHPDVEAFLAAMAEEQRPVVAIDNTPGAERIETATIPERCVFLFGQEGPGLTEQAVAGADAHLEITQFGSTRSINASAAAAIVMHSWVVQHAELPGAAS from the coding sequence GTGACCACAGCGCCCGAACCGTCGCACGAGCTGACGACCAACGGGGTGGGGCCGCACCCGGAACCCTGGCCCGACGACCCGCGGCTCGACCCGGAGCTGCTGGCCGCGGGGGACTCCCGGAACGTGCTCGACCGCTACCGGTACTGGTCGATGGACGCGATCGTCGCCGAGCTCGACACCCGCCGGCACGCGTTCGACGTGGCGATCGAGAACTGGCAGCACGACCTGAACATCGGATCGATCGTGCGGAGCGCCAACGCGTTCCTCGCCGGCACCGTGCACATCATCGGGCGACGCCGGTGGAACAAGCGCGGAGCGATGGTCACCGACCGGTACCAGCACGTCCGGTACCACCCCGACGTCGAGGCGTTCCTCGCCGCGATGGCCGAGGAGCAGCGTCCCGTCGTCGCCATCGACAACACCCCCGGTGCCGAGCGCATCGAGACCGCGACGATCCCGGAGCGCTGCGTGTTCCTGTTCGGGCAGGAGGGCCCCGGGCTGACCGAGCAGGCGGTCGCCGGTGCCGACGCACACCTGGAGATCACGCAGTTCGGGTCGACGCGGAGCATCAACGCGTCGGCCGCCGCGGCGATCGTCATGCACAGCTGGGTCGTCCAGCACGCGGAGTTGCCCGGCGCGGCTTCGTGA
- a CDS encoding LacI family DNA-binding transcriptional regulator encodes MGDGKPATIYDVAARAGVSKSLVSLVLQRSPRVSDQRRAAVLKAIQELDYRPSTAAVSLAGTRSRTIGVVLDDFRNQWFVDLLTGLRESLQDQGHRLVVADRFLNTGLDASPVEGFLSMRVEGIVIAGEPTTDLAIPASMPLVIAGGRVAIPRADTVANDDHAGGGIAAQHLLDLGHTRLGFVGASSAASAERQAGFAQAAAARASVVTTLLPGEPTEEAGSRALGMLLDEHPDVTAVFAANDVMALGALSELAERGLRVPEDVSVIGYDDTPVAAMRYVGLTSIDDRSVEIGRGAGERLLARIADPRIAATELLVEPRLVARRTTAAR; translated from the coding sequence ATGGGAGACGGCAAGCCCGCGACCATCTACGACGTCGCCGCACGCGCCGGGGTCTCGAAGTCCCTCGTCTCCCTCGTGCTGCAGCGCTCCCCCCGGGTCAGCGACCAGCGCCGGGCCGCCGTGCTCAAGGCCATCCAGGAACTCGACTACCGTCCCTCCACCGCGGCCGTCTCCCTCGCCGGCACGCGCAGCCGCACGATCGGCGTGGTCCTCGACGACTTCCGCAACCAGTGGTTCGTGGACCTGCTCACCGGCCTGCGCGAGAGCCTGCAGGACCAGGGACACCGGCTCGTGGTCGCCGACCGGTTCCTCAACACGGGGCTCGATGCCTCTCCGGTGGAGGGCTTCCTCTCGATGCGCGTCGAGGGCATCGTGATCGCTGGCGAGCCCACCACGGACCTCGCGATCCCGGCCTCGATGCCGCTCGTGATCGCCGGCGGCCGGGTCGCGATCCCCCGTGCCGACACCGTGGCGAACGACGACCACGCCGGTGGCGGCATCGCGGCGCAGCACCTGCTCGACCTCGGCCACACCCGCCTCGGGTTCGTCGGTGCGAGCTCGGCGGCCTCGGCCGAACGCCAGGCCGGGTTCGCGCAGGCCGCGGCGGCACGCGCGTCCGTCGTCACGACCTTGCTGCCGGGAGAACCCACCGAAGAGGCCGGTTCCCGCGCCCTCGGCATGCTCCTCGACGAGCACCCGGACGTCACCGCGGTCTTCGCCGCGAACGACGTGATGGCCCTCGGCGCCCTGTCGGAGCTCGCCGAACGCGGGTTGCGCGTCCCCGAGGACGTCTCGGTCATCGGCTACGACGACACCCCGGTGGCCGCGATGCGCTACGTCGGCCTGACGAGCATCGACGACCGCAGCGTCGAGATCGGCCGCGGCGCCGGCGAGCGCCTGCTGGCCCGGATCGCCGATCCACGGATCGCCGCCACGGAACTCCTCGTCGAACCCCGTCTGGTCGCGCGCCGCACCACCGCCGCGCGCTGA
- a CDS encoding endonuclease domain-containing protein, with protein sequence MRARPLPTPLRGRTFDVGAADRLGLSRQRLRRRDLIRPTRSIRWARDRPPDPVHRIRAFRPVLVPGQFISHVSAAVLWQLPVPFADDGPVHVTSPVPIAQPRRRGVIGHRITPDRARVTERWGMPTSTPAALWVDCGAVLSVDQLVVLGDAIVTERRCGTTIDDLAAAVALAGARSGVRRLRVALGLVRVGAGSPQETRARLAIVRAGLPEPDLQVDVLDEDGRFVGRVDLAYPEQRIVIEYEGDHHRTDAEQWGRDLRRHREMERVGWAVVRWTKSDLDTPGFGAVAHLRSLLARRG encoded by the coding sequence ATGCGAGCACGACCACTTCCGACACCGCTGCGCGGGCGCACGTTCGACGTCGGTGCCGCCGACCGCCTGGGCCTCTCCCGACAACGACTCCGACGGCGTGACCTGATCCGGCCGACCCGGTCCATCCGATGGGCACGTGACCGTCCGCCCGACCCGGTCCACCGGATCCGGGCGTTCCGGCCGGTCCTGGTTCCCGGGCAGTTCATCAGTCACGTCTCGGCAGCGGTCCTCTGGCAGCTGCCGGTCCCGTTCGCCGACGACGGACCGGTGCACGTCACGAGTCCCGTGCCGATCGCACAACCGCGCCGCCGCGGGGTCATCGGGCACCGCATCACACCGGACCGTGCCCGGGTGACGGAGCGGTGGGGGATGCCGACGAGCACGCCCGCGGCGCTGTGGGTGGACTGCGGTGCCGTGCTCTCGGTCGACCAGCTCGTCGTACTCGGGGACGCCATCGTCACGGAACGACGGTGCGGGACGACGATCGACGACCTCGCTGCCGCCGTCGCCCTGGCGGGCGCGCGATCGGGTGTCCGACGACTGCGCGTGGCGCTCGGGCTCGTGCGGGTGGGTGCCGGGTCGCCGCAGGAGACCAGAGCACGGCTGGCGATCGTCCGCGCGGGGCTGCCCGAGCCCGACCTGCAGGTCGACGTGCTCGACGAAGACGGTCGGTTCGTCGGCCGTGTCGACCTGGCCTACCCGGAGCAGCGCATCGTCATCGAGTACGAGGGTGACCACCACCGGACCGATGCCGAGCAGTGGGGCCGCGACCTCCGCCGCCACCGCGAGATGGAACGAGTCGGCTGGGCGGTCGTCCGGTGGACGAAGTCCGACCTCGACACCCCGGGGTTCGGCGCGGTCGCACACCTGAGGTCGCTGCTCGCGCGCCGGGGGTAG
- a CDS encoding NAD-dependent epimerase/dehydratase family protein encodes MATLLITGAAGRIGSALRPRLRSAGHDLVLLDEQRPHDPIVAGERFVPGSVNDPAALDDALAGVDTVVHLAGIPTEAAWDDLIAANLTGTKNVLERAAAAGVLRVVQASSIHAVGLVPEPLDQPGSVPGDRLPRPDTYYGVTKAAMELLGSLFADRCEMSIVSARIGAFGALPPTTRGLLMWTSPDDLTRLVLATVALRNPGHHVVWALSRNTGSPADLSAGERIGFHPLDDASAVLDADARAALPTDDLSTLGGGMVHQPLGERTS; translated from the coding sequence ATGGCGACGCTGCTCATCACCGGAGCCGCGGGTCGGATCGGGAGCGCCCTGCGTCCTCGACTGCGGTCCGCGGGACACGACCTCGTGCTGCTCGACGAACAGCGGCCCCACGATCCGATCGTCGCCGGGGAACGGTTCGTGCCCGGTTCGGTGAACGACCCGGCAGCGCTGGACGATGCGCTCGCCGGGGTCGACACCGTGGTGCACCTGGCGGGCATCCCGACCGAGGCCGCCTGGGACGACCTGATCGCGGCGAACCTGACCGGCACGAAGAACGTGCTCGAACGGGCGGCCGCCGCCGGGGTGCTCCGGGTGGTGCAGGCGAGCTCGATCCACGCGGTGGGGCTGGTGCCCGAACCCCTCGACCAGCCGGGGAGCGTGCCCGGCGACCGGCTGCCCCGTCCGGACACGTACTACGGCGTGACGAAGGCGGCGATGGAACTGCTCGGCAGCCTGTTCGCCGACCGGTGCGAGATGTCGATCGTGTCCGCGCGGATCGGTGCGTTCGGGGCGCTGCCGCCGACGACCCGGGGGCTGCTCATGTGGACCTCGCCAGACGACCTGACGCGATTGGTGCTCGCGACCGTGGCGCTCCGCAACCCCGGGCACCACGTGGTCTGGGCCCTGTCGCGGAACACCGGGTCGCCGGCTGACCTGTCCGCCGGGGAGCGCATCGGGTTCCACCCCCTCGACGACGCGTCCGCCGTGCTCGACGCTGACGCCCGCGCTGCCCTGCCGACGGACGACCTGAGCACCCTCGGCGGTGGGATGGTGCACCAGCCGCTCGGCGAACGCACTTCGTGA
- a CDS encoding YhgE/Pip domain-containing protein, translated as MTTTSLVRAELARLTATPLARLAFIALMIVPLLYGGAYLWANRDPYAKLDQIPAAIVNLDAGATLDGEHVDYGKDVTKEAIDGADFKWTKTSAADARSGVRNGTYDFVVTIPHDFSEHLVSAQSDDPTQAKLVMTTADTNSYLASTIAEQAGKTMRTAVAERVGKQAAKTLLVGLADVRDNLGDAVDGADELASGTAKADSGAHQLADGTGKLSSGAAELASGTADLPSQTQQLDSGAQQVASGASTLASGLASAQQQTAALPSQTQQLNSGAQQVAAGNKQLADTVDSYSADVDSLRPLDAETVISGITDNLPEGVELTEEQQAALRSTVTDAVTRVNTAGASAKSTYETTKSSVDKLRDGSAQVAAGTSSLASAAPTLASGISSAANGASTLASGAAQVADGTSKLASAAPTLSSGASQLATGAKTADQGASSLASGLDKLTTGSSKLASSLDEGRTRIPASNASERESQASVISDPVKVGDDNVAAASNYGAGLAPFFISLAAWIGMYALFLILKPISKRAITAVRKPLAVVFGGWLTPALLGLVQMVALFFIVRFALDLNVVHVGGTIGIMVLASATFAAIIMALNVLLGSVGQFLGLVLMLVQLVTAGGTFPWQTLPGPLAALHFALPMTYSVDAIRQTMYGGNLGAAWSDAGVLLCWLLGALLVSFVVTARQTRSRTLRDLRPSLIG; from the coding sequence GTGACCACCACCTCGCTCGTCCGCGCAGAACTCGCGCGGCTCACCGCGACCCCGCTCGCACGCCTGGCGTTCATCGCGCTCATGATCGTGCCGCTGCTGTACGGCGGCGCCTACCTGTGGGCGAACCGCGACCCCTACGCGAAGCTCGACCAGATCCCCGCCGCGATCGTGAACCTCGACGCCGGCGCGACGCTGGACGGTGAGCACGTCGACTACGGCAAGGACGTCACGAAGGAGGCCATCGACGGCGCCGACTTCAAGTGGACGAAGACGAGCGCCGCCGATGCCCGCTCCGGCGTCCGGAACGGCACCTACGACTTCGTCGTCACCATCCCGCACGACTTCTCCGAGCACCTGGTGTCCGCACAGTCCGACGACCCGACGCAGGCGAAGCTCGTCATGACGACGGCCGACACGAACTCGTACCTGGCCTCGACCATCGCCGAGCAGGCGGGCAAGACCATGCGCACCGCCGTCGCCGAGCGCGTCGGCAAGCAGGCGGCGAAGACCCTGCTCGTCGGGCTCGCCGACGTGCGGGACAACCTCGGCGACGCCGTCGACGGGGCCGATGAACTCGCGTCCGGAACCGCCAAGGCGGACTCGGGCGCACACCAGCTCGCCGACGGCACCGGCAAGCTGTCGTCCGGCGCGGCGGAGCTCGCGTCCGGCACGGCCGACCTGCCGTCGCAGACCCAGCAGCTGGACAGCGGGGCGCAGCAGGTGGCGTCGGGGGCGTCGACCCTGGCGTCCGGGCTGGCCAGCGCGCAGCAGCAGACGGCTGCGCTGCCGTCGCAGACGCAGCAGTTGAACAGCGGGGCGCAGCAGGTCGCGGCCGGCAACAAGCAGCTCGCCGACACGGTCGACTCGTACAGCGCCGACGTCGATTCGCTCCGACCCCTCGACGCCGAGACCGTGATCTCGGGCATCACCGACAACCTGCCCGAGGGTGTCGAGCTCACCGAGGAACAGCAGGCTGCCCTGCGGTCGACCGTCACCGACGCCGTCACCCGGGTCAACACCGCCGGCGCCTCGGCGAAGAGCACCTACGAAACGACGAAGTCCTCGGTGGACAAGCTCCGTGACGGCTCCGCACAGGTCGCGGCCGGCACGTCGTCGCTCGCCTCCGCGGCGCCGACGCTCGCGTCCGGCATCTCCTCGGCGGCGAACGGGGCATCCACGCTCGCATCGGGGGCCGCCCAGGTGGCGGACGGCACGTCGAAGCTGGCCTCGGCCGCTCCGACGCTGTCATCCGGTGCGTCGCAGCTCGCGACCGGTGCGAAGACCGCCGACCAGGGCGCGTCATCACTCGCGTCGGGGCTCGACAAGCTCACGACCGGGTCGTCGAAGCTCGCGTCGTCGCTCGACGAGGGCCGCACGAGGATCCCGGCGTCGAACGCCTCGGAGCGTGAGTCGCAGGCCTCGGTCATCTCCGACCCGGTCAAGGTCGGGGACGACAACGTCGCCGCCGCGTCGAACTACGGTGCCGGTCTCGCGCCGTTCTTCATCTCGCTCGCCGCCTGGATCGGCATGTACGCGCTGTTCCTCATCCTCAAGCCGATCTCCAAGCGTGCGATCACGGCGGTGCGGAAGCCCCTCGCGGTGGTGTTCGGCGGCTGGCTGACCCCGGCGCTCCTCGGCCTGGTGCAGATGGTGGCGCTGTTCTTCATCGTGCGCTTCGCCCTCGACCTGAACGTGGTGCACGTCGGCGGCACGATCGGCATCATGGTGCTGGCCTCGGCGACCTTCGCGGCGATCATCATGGCGCTCAACGTGCTGCTCGGATCGGTCGGGCAGTTCCTCGGCCTGGTGCTCATGCTCGTGCAGCTCGTCACCGCCGGCGGGACGTTCCCGTGGCAGACGCTGCCGGGGCCGTTGGCGGCGCTGCACTTCGCGTTGCCGATGACGTACTCGGTCGACGCGATCCGGCAGACGATGTACGGCGGGAACCTCGGCGCCGCGTGGTCCGACGCCGGCGTGCTGCTCTGCTGGCTGCTCGGGGCGCTCCTGGTGTCCTTCGTGGTCACGGCGCGGCAGACCCGTTCCCGCACGCTGCGCGACCTGCGCCCGAGCCTGATCGGGTAG
- a CDS encoding TetR/AcrR family transcriptional regulator, protein MTTTEQPSRAPRRDATENRAALLDAAKTCLQQDPDASIETIAASAGLSRRAVYGHFPSRDDLVREVVTAGAARIAAAMPTTSDLQELPPAARLAAIAVTLWSEVSHVRSMARVAVRSPFAEPVAEVFAPLRSQVRQACALGIADGAMRDDVDPETLGRLVEGACIAVLDEATRSGTSDEDGRRMVVVSALGMAGIDWRTALLSEPAAPAPAPAPASAPKDHA, encoded by the coding sequence GTGACCACCACCGAGCAGCCCTCCCGCGCGCCCCGCCGCGACGCCACGGAGAACCGGGCAGCCCTCCTCGACGCGGCGAAGACCTGCCTGCAGCAGGACCCGGATGCCTCGATCGAGACGATCGCCGCCTCCGCCGGCCTCTCGCGTCGTGCGGTGTACGGACACTTCCCCTCGCGCGACGACCTGGTGCGCGAGGTCGTGACCGCCGGCGCCGCCCGGATCGCCGCCGCCATGCCCACCACCTCGGACCTGCAGGAGCTCCCGCCGGCCGCACGCCTCGCCGCCATCGCCGTGACGCTCTGGAGCGAGGTGTCGCACGTCCGCTCGATGGCCCGGGTCGCCGTGCGCAGCCCCTTCGCCGAACCCGTCGCCGAGGTGTTCGCACCGTTGCGCTCGCAGGTGCGCCAGGCGTGCGCGCTCGGGATCGCCGACGGCGCCATGCGGGACGACGTCGACCCCGAGACCCTCGGCCGTCTGGTCGAGGGCGCGTGCATCGCCGTCCTCGACGAGGCCACCCGTTCCGGCACGAGCGACGAGGACGGACGGCGCATGGTGGTGGTGTCCGCGCTGGGCATGGCCGGCATCGACTGGCGCACCGCGCTGCTCTCCGAACCCGCTGCTCCCGCTCCCGCTCCCGCCCCCGCCTCTGCCCCGAAGGACCACGCATGA